One window of Paenibacillus albicereus genomic DNA carries:
- a CDS encoding ABC transporter permease yields MDVLPKLPLDKWVDAAVDWIESSLGFLLDPIAAGIEGAVEGISYVLHVLPALAMIVLLALIAWRFMRWKMALFTLVGLFLIDNLGYWDHTMDTLALVLTSAIVSIAIGVPIGIACARSLRTQQIVTPILDFMQTMPAFVYLIPAVTFFNLGVVPGVIASVIFAVPPTIRLTNLGIRQVPADLVEAADSFGSTPAQKLVKVQLPLAVPSIMAGINQTIMLALSMVVIASLIGAQGIGADVYRAVSQIKTGKGFEAGLAIVILAIFLDRLTQHLVKGKRQADRRG; encoded by the coding sequence ATGGACGTGCTTCCGAAACTACCGCTGGATAAATGGGTCGATGCGGCGGTCGACTGGATCGAGAGCAGCCTCGGCTTCCTGCTCGATCCGATCGCGGCCGGCATCGAGGGCGCGGTCGAGGGCATCTCCTACGTGCTGCATGTGCTGCCCGCGCTGGCGATGATCGTGCTGCTGGCCTTGATCGCGTGGCGGTTCATGCGCTGGAAGATGGCGCTGTTCACGCTCGTCGGCCTGTTCCTGATCGACAATCTCGGCTATTGGGACCATACGATGGATACGCTGGCGCTCGTGCTGACGTCGGCGATCGTGAGCATCGCCATCGGCGTCCCGATCGGCATCGCCTGCGCGCGCAGCCTCAGGACGCAGCAGATCGTGACGCCGATCCTCGACTTCATGCAGACGATGCCGGCGTTCGTCTACCTGATCCCGGCGGTGACGTTCTTCAACCTGGGCGTCGTGCCCGGCGTCATCGCCTCGGTCATCTTCGCCGTGCCGCCGACGATCCGGCTGACGAACCTCGGCATCCGGCAGGTGCCCGCCGATCTCGTGGAGGCGGCCGACTCGTTCGGCTCGACGCCGGCGCAGAAGCTGGTCAAGGTGCAGCTGCCGCTGGCCGTGCCGTCCATCATGGCCGGCATCAACCAGACGATCATGCTGGCGCTGTCGATGGTCGTCATCGCGTCGCTGATCGGCGCGCAGGGCATCGGAGCGGACGTCTACCGGGCGGTCAGCCAGATCAAGACCGGCAAAGGCTTCGAGGCGGGCCTCGCGATCGTCATCCTGGCGATCTTCCTCGATCGCCTGACGCAGCACTTGGTCAAAGGAAAACGACAAGCAGACAGGAGAGGGTAA
- a CDS encoding quaternary amine ABC transporter ATP-binding protein, with protein MPIIEVKDLTKVFGEDPKRVSALLSQGWSKDRIFNETKHTVGVNQVSFSVEPGEIFVIMGLSGSGKSTLVRLLNRLIEPTSGTIGIDGQEITRLGAEQLRTVRQKKISMVFQKFALFPHRTLLENVEYGLEVQKVAKRDREPKAREALKLVGLDARADSYPDELSGGMQQRVGLARALANDPDILLMDEAFSALDPLIRKDMQDELLDLQETMKKTIVFITHDLDEALRIGDRIALMKDGAIVQIGTPEEIMVNPASEYVERFVEDVDLSKVLTAAHVMRRPETIGIDRGARVALQLMRESGISNLFVTDRSRRLIGVLTAEDASEAARRGLPLEDIVIRDAPTVAPDVLLNELFELVGRSKVPVAVVNEAGRIVGVIVRGAVLGALAGHVPGREVDGRASETTAG; from the coding sequence TTGCCCATCATTGAAGTCAAGGACCTGACCAAGGTGTTCGGCGAGGATCCGAAACGGGTCTCCGCCCTATTGAGCCAGGGATGGTCGAAGGACCGCATTTTCAACGAGACGAAGCATACGGTAGGGGTCAATCAGGTGTCCTTTTCGGTAGAGCCCGGCGAAATCTTCGTCATCATGGGGCTGTCCGGGAGCGGCAAGTCGACGCTCGTCCGGCTGCTCAACCGGCTGATCGAGCCCACGTCGGGGACGATCGGAATCGACGGCCAGGAGATCACGCGTCTCGGCGCCGAGCAGCTGAGGACCGTGCGGCAGAAAAAGATCAGCATGGTGTTCCAGAAGTTCGCGCTGTTCCCGCACCGCACGCTGCTGGAGAACGTGGAGTACGGCCTGGAGGTGCAGAAGGTGGCCAAGCGCGACCGCGAGCCGAAAGCCCGCGAAGCGCTGAAGCTGGTCGGGCTGGACGCCCGGGCGGACAGCTATCCCGACGAGCTGAGCGGCGGCATGCAGCAGCGGGTCGGGCTGGCCCGCGCGCTGGCCAACGATCCCGACATCCTGCTCATGGACGAGGCGTTCAGCGCGCTCGATCCGCTGATCCGCAAGGACATGCAGGACGAGCTGCTCGATCTGCAGGAGACGATGAAGAAGACGATCGTCTTCATCACGCATGATCTCGACGAGGCGCTGCGCATCGGCGACCGGATCGCCCTCATGAAGGACGGCGCGATCGTGCAGATCGGCACGCCGGAGGAGATCATGGTGAATCCGGCGAGCGAGTACGTCGAGCGCTTCGTCGAGGATGTCGATCTGTCCAAGGTGCTGACGGCGGCGCATGTGATGCGCCGGCCGGAGACGATCGGCATCGACCGCGGCGCGCGGGTCGCGCTGCAGCTCATGCGGGAGAGCGGCATCTCCAACCTGTTCGTCACCGACCGCAGCCGCCGGCTGATCGGCGTGCTGACGGCGGAGGACGCCTCGGAGGCGGCGCGCCGCGGCCTGCCGCTGGAGGACATCGTCATCCGCGACGCGCCGACGGTCGCTCCCGACGTGCTGCTGAACGAGCTGTTCGAGCTCGTCGGCCGCAGCAAGGTGCCGGTCGCCGTCGTGAACGAGGCCGGCCGCATCGTCGGCGTCATCGTGCGCGGAGCGGTGCTCGGCGCGCTGGCCGGACATGTGCCGGGACGGGAGGTGGATGGACGTGCTTCCGAAACTACCGCTGGATAA